The Capra hircus breed San Clemente chromosome 25, ASM170441v1, whole genome shotgun sequence genome has a window encoding:
- the UNKL gene encoding putative E3 ubiquitin-protein ligase UNKL isoform X4, with the protein MTPPQQPPPLKSEPRALGPSVSSYNSFGLNGVPGSIWDFVSGSFSPSPSPILNAGPAASSGVNPSSAELARVRRQLDEAKRKIRQWEESWQQVKQACDAWQREAKEAKERALAADSARQLALQKKEEVEAQFRRLQEELEGRGLASALPGLSGCGDIGAIPLPKLHSLQSQLRLDLEAVDGVIFQLRAKQCVMCGERAGAVLRPCQHRVLCEPCAGSAPECAYCTGQPLPW; encoded by the exons ATGACGCCCCCCCAGCAGCCGCCACCCCTCAAGTCGGAGCCCAGAGCGCTGGGCCCTTCAGTCTCATCCTACAACTCCTTTG GCTTGAACGGCGTCCCTGGCAGCATCTGGGACTTCGTCTCCGGCAGCTTCTCTCCCAGCCcgtcccccatcctgaacgccgGCCCCGCGGCCTCCTCGGGCGTGAACCCCAGCAGCGCCGAGCTGGCCCGGGTCCGGCGGCAGCTGGACGAGGCCAAGAGGAAGATCCGGCAGTGGGAGGAGTCCTGGCAGCAGGTGAAGCAG GCCTGTGACGCATGGCAGCGGGAGGCCAAGGAGGCCAAGGAGCGGGCGCTCGCGGCCGACAGTGCCCGGCAGCTGGCGCTGCAGAagaaggaggaggtggaggcGCAATTCCGACGGCtgcaggaggagctggagggcCGGGGCTTGGCCTCCGCCCTCCCCGGGCTGAGCGGCTGCGGCGACATAGGTGCCATCCCCCTGCCCAAGCTGCACTCCCTGCAGAGTCAGCTGCGCCTGGATTTGGAGGCCGTGGACGGG GTGATCTTCCAGCTGCGGGCGAAGCAGTGCGTGATGTGCGGGGAGCGGGCGGGCGCCGTCCTGCGGCCCTGCCAGCACCGTGTGCTCTGCGAGCCCTGTGCGGGCAGTGCCCCTGAGTGCGCCTACTGCACAGGCCAGCCCCTGCCCTGGTGA